The DNA sequence CCGGCAGCGGCTGCGGCCGCCCGAACAGCCACCCCTGCCCGAGCGTCGCGCCCAGCTGGACGGCGTGGGCCAGGTGGGTGGCCGTCTCGATGCCCTCGGCCAGCACCGCCGCGCCGGTGCGGTCGGTGTGGGCGCGCACCTCGGCGATGACCGACGCGGCCTGCGGGCTGTCCGTGGCGTGGATGACGCCCCGGTCGAGTTTGACGATGTCGGGCGAGGTCAGCGCCATCACCGCGAGGCTCTCCGAGTGGACGCCGACGTCGTCGAGGGCGACCCGCCCGCCCCGGCGGCGGATCCAGTCGACCGCGGCGACGAGCTCGGCCTCCCCACCCGACAGGGCGCGCTCGGTCATCTCGAAGACGACCTGGAGGTCCCGCATCGCGGCGGTGACGTGCTCGACCACCGACGGCGGCGGCGGCATCGACAGCGTCGCCGGTTCCACGTTCACGAACAGCGGCAGCTCGCGGGGCAGCCGCCCGACCGCCGCGCGGCAGGCCGCGGCCCGGCACACCCAGTCCAGCTCGGCCAGGCGCCCGGCTGCGACCGCGTACTGGAACAGGGCGGCGGGCAGGTGGAAGATGCTGCCCGCGGGGCCGCGCGCCA is a window from the Catellatospora sp. TT07R-123 genome containing:
- a CDS encoding EAL domain-containing protein: MVDTEDAEPMRAAFDALLANEEIRPLFQPIVELRSGAVVAYEALARGPAGSIFHLPAALFQYAVAAGRLAELDWVCRAAACRAAVGRLPRELPLFVNVEPATLSMPPPPSVVEHVTAAMRDLQVVFEMTERALSGGEAELVAAVDWIRRRGGRVALDDVGVHSESLAVMALTSPDIVKLDRGVIHATDSPQAASVIAEVRAHTDRTGAAVLAEGIETATHLAHAVQLGATLGQGWLFGRPQPLPEKFAETEYTLPRITWAAQMHEVREPLNGR